AACGTCGACAAACCGGTCATCACCGCCGTCAACGGTGTGTGCGCCGGCGGCGGGCTGCACTGGGTGGCCGACGCCGACGTCGTCATCGCATCCTCGGATGCCAGCTTCGTCGATCCGCATGTCTCGATCGGCCAGGTCAGTGCGCTCGAGACGACCGCGCTGATGCGCAAGATGCCCGCAGAAGCCGTACTGCGGATGGCATTGGTGGGCAGCCACGAACGGCTCAGCGCCCAGCGCGCCTACGAGCTCGGCATGATCAGCCAGGTCGTCGACCCGCCCGACCGACTGCGCGAGGTAGCCCAACAACTCGCCGAGAAGATCGCACGTAACTCCCCGGCCGCGATGCGCGCCACCAAGCGAGCCCTATGGGGCGCACTAGAACTCGGTCTCACGGATGCATGCCGCGAAGGTGCCAAGCACCTCACTTCGATGTGGGGACATCCAGACCAAAACGAGGGACCGCTGGCCTTTGCCGACAAGCGAACTCCGAATTGGTCTCCGCTGGAGAATGATTCGTGAGCCTCGCAGAGCTGCTGGACGGCCTGCCCGACCTCGCAGTCCACACGCTGGGCGCTGACGTTTCACGCCGCGAACTCGCAGCCAGCGCCGAACAACTCGGCGCGCTGCTCGGCCAGAGCGGACTGCACACCGGGCAGGTGGTCGCGGCCATGCTGCCCAACGATGCCACCACCATCGCCGCGCTTTTCGGCACCTGGCGCGCCGGTGGCGTCTATACCCCGCTGAACCCCCGAGCCGCCGACGGCGAGATCGTGACTCAGATCGCGGCGTTGCGACCCGTCGCCGTAGTGACGACTCCTGAACTTGCACAACGGTTCTCGGGCTTCGACCTACCGATCGTCACCGGCGAGGTGCTGACCTGGGACACGGTCGGATCATCAGGCCAGCCCGGCGACGCGCGATGTTACGAAGACGACGTCGCGTTGCTGCAGTTCACGTCTGGCACAACTGGGCCACCCAAACCGGTCCCGCTGCGTCACAGCACAGTGCTCGATCTCATCGACCGGTTGCTGGAAAAACTACGCGGTCCGAAACCCGCAGGCAGCAAGCCAAAGCGGTCGCCCATGCCCAATCTGGTGCCGCTGTCGTTGTCGTTGTGGGCCGGTATTTACCAGGTGCTGTTCGCCTTTCGCGCCGGCGCCGGTGTCGTCCTGATGGATCGGTTCTCCGCCACCGACTTCGCAGCGCTGGTCAAGCGGCACCAGTTGCGCTCCACGGTCCTACCGCCGGCCGCGCTCACGATGGTGCTGCACGACGACTCGGTTACGGACCTGTCCCCGCTGAAGATCGTGCGATCGATCACCGCTCCCCTATCCCCCGTTCAGGCGGGCCGGTTCCGCGACAAGTTCGGGGTCGTCGTCCTGAATTCCTATGGGCAAACAGAACTCGGCGGTGAAGTCGTCGGCTGGTCGGCCGCGGACGCCCGCGACTGGGGCGAAACAAAACTCGGTTCGGTCGGGCGGCCGCTGCCCGGCATCGATGTCACCATCACCGACGACGAAGTGATGGTTCGCACCCCGACGACAGCGGCACGCAAGATCGATGCAGCTTTCCTTGATCGACTCACCGACGACGGCTGGTTTCACACCGGTGACCTGGGCTGGTTCGATGGCGACGGATTCCTGTGGCTCGACGGTCGGGTCTCGGACATGATCAATCGCGGCGGACTCAAGGTCTTTCCCGGCACCGTCGAGGATGTCCTGCTCTCCGCCAACGGAGTCCGCGAGGCCGCCGTCGTAGGGATCCCCGACGAACGCCTCGGCGAGGTGCCGTGGGCCTTCGTCGCGCGCAGCGACGACGAGGTGTCCGAGGACGGGTTGATCGCGTGGTGCCGCGAGCACCTGACTCCCTACCGCGTTCCTGTGCGGATCATTTTTATCGAGCAACTGCCCCGCAACGACGTCGGCAAGGTGGTCAAGCGCGAATTGGCGGCGCTGGCCAAGATGTAGAATCATCATTCTCATATAGCGAGAGTGCTGATATCATACAGCGGAAATATAGATTTCCACTGCCGGATCGCTGCGACGGGAGCAACTCCTGTGATCGACGAACTGATACGCATGGCCGTCACATGGGGAGTCATGTGCGGACTCGTCGCATTTTTTTACTGGATGCTGTCGAACATCGGCACATTCTGACAGCGGGATCGGCATAGCCCGATCGCGCCGTTACGCCGACGGCCGTCATCAGAATTCATCCAGCGATTGGAAGACACAGCGCAATGGAAGATCAGGACCGCAGGCGTAGACGAGCGCTGATCGTGTTCCAGGTCTGGATATACGGCCTGTTGCTGACGATGTTTCTCATCCAGCTTTCGATGTTGCTGACAAGGGACTGGTGAGCCGATGAGGCGTCGCCGTGCCGCACCGGCACCCGTGTCGACAACACTGGACGAACACGACCGTCAGAGCCGCGTGGCTCAACGGCAAGCAGACCTCTGGCTGATTGCCGGGACAGCCCTGATGGGCACCCTCGTGCTCGGTGTGATCGGACTTCCGCTGTTCTTGCGTGGCTTGTATCTATTGCGCAATGCACAACGCGCGGGACTTTCGGTTCGCCCGTTGATGGTCACGCTCATCGGCTACGTCATCATCTTGGATGCGGCTCTGAACAGCATCGGTTGGGCGCTCGACCTTTTCGCCAACCATGCGCTAATAACCCGCACCGTCTTCACGGCTTGGGGCAACCTGATGGACGCGGGGTACTTCTGGCACTACAACGAACTTTGGATCGGTGGCGCTGGCGCTCCAGGCGAGAAGGCGTGGGTGCTGGTCTGCGTGCTGATTGCCTTCCCTATGAGAATGGCTGCGGCAATCGGCTTCCTGCAGATGACGCGCTGGGGCCACCAATGGATGATCGTGACTTGCTGGTTCGGCGTGGTGGTGTGGACGGGCTACATCTTCAACATGACGTTGTACGCCGATGTCCGCTACGCGGCGGTCGGACTTCCGGTGATTGCGTGGTGGGCCTTCAACATCTTTTACATCACGCCGTTTCTCGCAATTCCCTACCTGCACACCGTCAATCGGGAAGTTTTCTCGGATTAGCAGGTCCCAGAGAGGATCATCGTGACTGAACCCGCAGTTAGCGCTGGCGCATCGACCGAGTCGTTGCCGGCCGGTACGGCGCCGGTATGGGCGCGGATGCACAAGTGGTTGAAGCGAGGTCTGTACGTCTGCCTTTTCGGTCTGGTGATCGAAGGTTCGCTCACTGTGCCGGCGATCGCCGTTTGGTACGGGTGGCCCACGCTGTCCCTCACCCAGATCTGCAGCGAGTTGCTCAAAGTCCGCTACTCGAACGAGACGCTGGAGTGTCTCCAGCCTTATCCGATCGGCGGCCCACCTTTCGGTGGCCCACCCGAAGCGGCGGGCCAGCACACCGCGAAAGACGACTGGGGAATCCAACCCCGCCCGCGCTACGACCGAATCGGCTTTCGCCAACTCATCAAGATCCACGATGAGCGAATTGCGCGGCAGGACAGGGCGACTCCAGCTCCGAATCCCTAGCAGCCCGGCGATGATGACGACACCTCATGTGATCGGCCACAGTGAGACCGTGTCGTGCGCGATCGCAGCAAGCCTCAAGACGGTCGTCCACGATGTCAACGAATTGATTCCGCCGGGAACCGATTCCGTTGTCATCGTGGTGTGCGTTGATCCGATGCTCGAGCCGACCCACCTCTCGACGCTTAGCGCGGCTGACTGGCGCCGTTTCGCGGAGCAACCAATGCGACGCGCACTGACCGCGTTGCAGAGCTCCTACGCATCGATGCGGCAGGCCGGAGGGCGGATCGTTCTGGTACTACCGTCGGTCGGGATGACCGGCGGGCCACACCTTGTCCCGTGGGCTACGGCTCTCGAGGGGATACGAGCGATGGCCAAATCCGCTGCGCGCCAGTGGGCTCATGCAGATGTGATCGTCAACCTGATTGCCATGCCGCTGCACCTCGTCGCGCCTAGGTTGAGCGCATCAGCCGCTCACGTGACCGCGGCCGCCGTTCCAGACGACGACAAAATCATCGAATCGGTCGTTGAGGCCACGAGATTCCTGCTCAAGCGCGAGGTCGCGGGTGTGGTAGGTGAGACGATCATTGTTGATGGTGGAGCGGTGATGCTGCCGTGACGCTAGACGACTACACGGTGCTGGTTACCGGAGCCGGCCGCGGTGTTGGCCAGGGCATAGCCCGCGCCCTCGCCCTCGACGGCGCCCACGTCTTTGTCGGTACCCGGTCGGACAACGGGCACGAGGTCGCCGCGCAGCTCACAAACTCGGGTTATCGAGCAACCTGGGTCCGCTGCGACGTCACCGCCCTGGACTCGGTAACCCGCGCTGTCGAGATGGCCATCGCCGATACCGGTCGGCTGGATGCGCTGGTGCACAACGCCACCAGCAACGCGTCGAGCCAGCCACACCGACTTGAGGACGTCGATGAAGCCCTGTGGCGGGACCACTTCAGCGTGTCGGTGGCAGGTGCCTACCACTGCGCTGGTGCGGGCTTCGAGGCTCTGCGTGACCGGAGGGGAACATACCTGGTGATGACCTCTCCCGCCGGTATCGAAGGCAGCGCGACACTGCCGTTGTACGCCACGATGAAGGGCGCGCTGCGCGGCTTCGCGAAGAGCCTCGCTCGCGAGTGGGGACCTCACGGCATTACCGTCAATGTCATCTCACCCCTTGCGTATTCGCCCGCGATGACCTCCGCGATCGAAGCAGAACCGGCAATGGAAGAGCGGCTCAAACGACGCATCCCCTTGGGCCGAATAGGCGATCCGGACAATGACATTGGAGCGGCGATCAGTTTTCTGGTGGGGCCGAGCGCCCGGTACCTGACCGGCCAGACTATCGGGGTGGACGGTGGCCACTTCACCAACCTCTAAGGCCCCGGCGAACGCAAGCAGTGAGCGTTCCGAACCAAACTTGCGATCGGCCGCCATTCTCAGTAACTTTTGATTCGAGAACGTTCCCTCTCATTTTGCGATAGCGGCGTCATCACTAGTCACTCCCTTGGGTTGTCGAGCGCACGATGCGTGGGCACCCATAACACTGTTGGGGGCAGAGACAGCTACCCGAAAGGACCGACGATGACCCAGACGAGAGCCTTCGAAGTGTGGGATTCCGACAACCACATGTACGAGACGATCGACGCCTACACCCGGTATCTGCCGGAAAAATATTCTGAGGCGCTGAAATTCATCGACGTCAAGGGCCGCACGAAGCTGCAGATTCTCGGTGTCGTCACCGAGTGCATCCCCAACCCGACCTTCGAGGTGATCCCCTCCCCAGGCGCGTGGTCGGACTACTTCCGCGGCATCAACCCCGAAGGAAAGACGCTGCGAGAGCTGGCTGAACCCATCCGCTGCCCCGATGAGTATCGGCGCCCCGACCTGCGCTTGGCACTTATGGACCGTCAGGGTGTGGACGGTGCGGTCATGTTCCCGACTACGGCGGGGATGCTCGAGGAACGGACCAAATCCGACACCGAACTAACCCACGCAATCACGCACGCATTCAACCGCTGGCTGCTCGACGAATGGACGCTCAACTA
The sequence above is a segment of the Candidatus Mycobacterium wuenschmannii genome. Coding sequences within it:
- a CDS encoding SDR family oxidoreductase is translated as MMTTPHVIGHSETVSCAIAASLKTVVHDVNELIPPGTDSVVIVVCVDPMLEPTHLSTLSAADWRRFAEQPMRRALTALQSSYASMRQAGGRIVLVLPSVGMTGGPHLVPWATALEGIRAMAKSAARQWAHADVIVNLIAMPLHLVAPRLSASAAHVTAAAVPDDDKIIESVVEATRFLLKREVAGVVGETIIVDGGAVMLP
- a CDS encoding enoyl-CoA hydratase/isomerase family protein, which translates into the protein MTYQRLVVERHGPVGWIINDRPDRLNAYDAAMREEFPRAWAELNADPDVRVIVHTGNGRAFQVGADVEELDGEAVLQFQETMRTLDLKLTAWHCNVDKPVITAVNGVCAGGGLHWVADADVVIASSDASFVDPHVSIGQVSALETTALMRKMPAEAVLRMALVGSHERLSAQRAYELGMISQVVDPPDRLREVAQQLAEKIARNSPAAMRATKRALWGALELGLTDACREGAKHLTSMWGHPDQNEGPLAFADKRTPNWSPLENDS
- a CDS encoding class I adenylate-forming enzyme family protein, whose translation is MSLAELLDGLPDLAVHTLGADVSRRELAASAEQLGALLGQSGLHTGQVVAAMLPNDATTIAALFGTWRAGGVYTPLNPRAADGEIVTQIAALRPVAVVTTPELAQRFSGFDLPIVTGEVLTWDTVGSSGQPGDARCYEDDVALLQFTSGTTGPPKPVPLRHSTVLDLIDRLLEKLRGPKPAGSKPKRSPMPNLVPLSLSLWAGIYQVLFAFRAGAGVVLMDRFSATDFAALVKRHQLRSTVLPPAALTMVLHDDSVTDLSPLKIVRSITAPLSPVQAGRFRDKFGVVVLNSYGQTELGGEVVGWSAADARDWGETKLGSVGRPLPGIDVTITDDEVMVRTPTTAARKIDAAFLDRLTDDGWFHTGDLGWFDGDGFLWLDGRVSDMINRGGLKVFPGTVEDVLLSANGVREAAVVGIPDERLGEVPWAFVARSDDEVSEDGLIAWCREHLTPYRVPVRIIFIEQLPRNDVGKVVKRELAALAKM
- a CDS encoding SDR family NAD(P)-dependent oxidoreductase codes for the protein MLVTGAGRGVGQGIARALALDGAHVFVGTRSDNGHEVAAQLTNSGYRATWVRCDVTALDSVTRAVEMAIADTGRLDALVHNATSNASSQPHRLEDVDEALWRDHFSVSVAGAYHCAGAGFEALRDRRGTYLVMTSPAGIEGSATLPLYATMKGALRGFAKSLAREWGPHGITVNVISPLAYSPAMTSAIEAEPAMEERLKRRIPLGRIGDPDNDIGAAISFLVGPSARYLTGQTIGVDGGHFTNL